The proteins below are encoded in one region of Brassica napus cultivar Da-Ae chromosome A6, Da-Ae, whole genome shotgun sequence:
- the LOC125609936 gene encoding uncharacterized protein LOC125609936: MDLKRISQREKQSLLYEGVSTVPLNALSDFSTDSASCVSTVPLNVLPDFSTDPASCNTQASDTFASTVPLNANPVILSTVQSEKHSLLYEGVSTVPLNALPDFSPVHIGLSPTTRGAGDIKVNSYFKTKRELMLRMKKWALEWKFEYKTVSSNKSIVLLSCVDENCTWRMRAIKLPVSDFFVVKKYVHEHTCDTTHRKANHRQASAKLLGSLISSNYGEKKEGLKPKQIIEQVRMLHGVHINYKQAWRVREEAQILVRGTPEDSYYNLSRWLYKITETNPGSLTYQHVDAAGKFKYAFVAFGPSIRGFSLMRRVIAVDGTFLKGKFNGTLLAACAQDGNYHLYPLAFAVVDAENGASWKWFFRSLRQKIPDASDLVFVSDRANSISSALEDVYPLSHHGICRIHLLRNITPTYAKTGLLPLVESAADAYTCHEFWLIFKDIKDKCPELAKYLEESDFRKWARSYAPANRYNIMTTNIAESLNSMLRMPRELPIISLLETIRLTMTTWFFERREAAAKHKHLVTPKVVQKLVSRLGAAMLLNVYQVDRSEFEVKNETMKFVVDLEKRHCTCNIFDIDKIPCIHAIAAAKHIKRDKNRFVDASHLTKTWAKAYAESIHPGGELSTSTYLENIDELSCPPPATKKKSGRPPTKRKRSVGEFGVPGSKSQSHKCSRCGTGGHNKITCQRPIG, from the exons AGAGAAAAACAG AGTCTTCTATATGAAGGTGTTTCTACAGTTCCTCTGAATGCTCTTTCGGATTTTAGTACTGATTCAGCTAGCT GTGTTTCTACAGTTCCTCTGAATGTTCTTCCGGATTTTAGTACTGATCCAGCTAGCTGTAACACtcaagcttctgatacatttgcttctaCTGTTCCATTGAATGCCAATCCAGTGATTCTTTCTACTGTGCAGAGTGAAAAACAC AGTCTTCTATATGAAGGTGTTTCTACAGTTCCTCTGAATGCTCTTCCGGACTTTAGCCCTGTCCATATTGGACTTTCACCAACCACGAGAGGAGCTGGCGATATTAAGGTGAATAGCTATTTTAAGACAAAGAGAGAGTtgatgttgaggatgaagaaatgggcTTTAGAGTGGAAGTTTGAGTACAAGACTGTCTCTTCTAACAAGTCAATAGTGCTTTTGAGTTGTGTTGATGAAAATTGCACGTGGAGGATGCGTGCTATCAAGCTACctgtttcagattttttcgtTGTTAAAAAGTATGTTCATGAGCATACATGCGATACAACACACAGGAAAGCCAATCACAGACAAGCATCTGCAAAGTTGTTGGGTTCTTTGATTTCCAGCAATTATGGAGAAAAAAAGGAAGGTCTCAAACCGAAACAGATCATTGAACAGGTCAGGATGCTGCATGGTGTTCACATCAATTACAAACAAGCTTGGAGAGTGAGAGAAGAAGCTCAGATTTTGGTTAGAGGGACTCCTGAAGACAGCTATTACAATTTGTCTAGGTGGTTGTATAAAATCACAGAAACAAACCCTGGTTCCTTGACTTATCAACATGTTGATGCTGCAGGAAAGTTCAAGTATGCATTTGTGGCTTTTGGTCCATCGATAAGGGGATTCTCATTGATGAGGAGAGTTATTGCAGTAGATGGTACATTTCTGAAGGGAAAATTCAATGGGACTTTATTGGCAGCTTGTGCTCAAGATGGGAATTATCATCTATATCCTCTCGCCTTTGCAGTGGTTGACGCAGAAAACGGCGCCTCTTGGAAATGGTTCTTTAGAAGTTTGAGGCAGAAGATCCCGGACGCTTCGGATCTTGTTTTTGTATCAGACAGGGCTAACTCCATTTCTTCAGCGTTGGAGGATGTATATCCCTTATCTCACCATGGAATTTGCAGGATCCATCTGCTCCGCAACATCACTCCTACATATGCGAAGACTGGGTTGCTACCTCTGGTGGAAAGCGCTGCTGATGCCTATACGTGTCACGAGTTCTGGTTAATCTTCAAGGACATAAAGGATAAATGTCCTGAATTGGCTAAGTATCTGGAAGAGTCTGATTTTAGGAAGTGGGCACGAAGCTATGCGCCTGCGAACAGGTATAATATCATGACTACCAACATTGCAGAGTCTCTCAATTCTATGTTGAGGATGCCTCGTGAGTTGCCCATTATCTCTCTCCTTGAAACTATCAGATTGACGATGACCACTTGGTTTTTTGAGCGACGCGAAGCGGCTGCGAAACATAAGCACCTGGTTACTCCAAAAGTTGTGCAGAAATTGGTATCTAGGTTAGGTGCCGCAATGTTGTTGAATGTGTATCAAGTTGATCGAAGCGAGTTTGAGGTGAAGAATGAAACAATGAAGTTTGTTGTTGACTTGGAGAAGCGGCATTGCACATGTAATATTTTCGACATTGACAAGATCCCCTGCATCCATGCCATCGCTGCTGCTAAGCATATCAAGAGAGATAAAAACCGTTTTGTTGATGCTTCTCACTTGACAAAAACGTGGGCTAAAGCTTATGCTGAAAGCATACATCCTGGTGGAGAGTTGTCAACGTCCACCTATCTAGAGAATATTGATGAACTGTCTTGCCCACCTCCagctaccaaaaagaaaagtggACGCCCTcctacaaagagaaagagatccgtTGGCGAGTTTGGGGTTCCTGGATCTAAATCTCAGTCCCACAAGTGCAGCAGATGTGGCACAGGAGGGCACAACAAGATCACATGCCAGAGGCCTATAGGATGA
- the LOC111201275 gene encoding uncharacterized protein LOC111201275: MNEITKETPGSPIAQQNIETPVLTPIQTQQETHELMNEIISPNISDTQPNTRARRNLLTEQNKDVESRVQNPFEIGANVEISSQDDNTCHKWYPGNVLATYLVDGVEMVKVEIRPQPPPERSGAKKSYELMQDVEAFDNGAWCAGKVKVILFDGSCFVSLNNSTEQIYFNHSEMRKPRKWMEEEQTQSVNPSEGDGDKKGKAKAVACKKNEAAGPSEDVVGKMEKEMEVKQGKSVKPSQDDHAKKPDVGKKKKANAQPVDLLPFLQREEKRPIRPRNPPIPVTPEVILPIDPFVTPEFPRFSRLAHWMDLRGIYRVPFYINGKEIEKEFFQKMDDAENNLNKEHINVAFEMLNCKRVEQGAWFRNNNLPAACFVPVKFLEVVGYAYESVRKPHKKKQTLLEGCVGELVKGLIHPKKVWLEDVDVIYRVIEDKLSYHYIGVEIQLMDNTITLFHCGLPKANIKRALNQIQELAVLISAIKMELLGEEVNFEDISPFEVKFAEALPKTKFPYNCGIFVVKMLECRSLGLKSMANINDETAMDLRSKLCCEIFDQFMDKDFQEGQRK; the protein is encoded by the exons ATGAATGAGATCACGAAAGAGACACCTGGTTCTCCAATAGCTCAACAGAATATTGAGACTCCAGTCCTTACTCCAATTCAGACGCAGCAG GAGACTCACGAGCTTATGAATGAGATCATTTCACCAAACATTTCCGACACACAGCCAAATACCCGAGCTCGCAGAAATCTTTTAACAGAGCAAAATAAG GATGTAGAAAGCAGAGTTCAAAATCCCTTTGAGATCGGAGCAAATGTGGAGATTTCATCACAAGATGACAATACTTGTCATAAATGGTATCCAGGAAATGTGTTGGCAACATATTTGGTTGATGGGGTTGAGATGGTGAAAGTTGA AATACGTCCTCAACCACCACCTGAGAGATCTGGAGCGAAGAAAAGTTATGAGCTAATGCAGGACGTGGAGGCGTTCGACAATGGTGCCTGGTGCGCTGGAAAAGTTAAAGTCATTTTGTTTGATGGCTCGTGTTTTGTCTCTTTGAACAATTCTACTGAACAAATTTACTTCAACCATTCTGAGATgcgaaaaccaagaaaatgg ATGGAAGAAGAGCAGACGCAGAGTGTGAATCCAagtgaaggagatggtgataaaaag GGGAAGGCGAAGGCTGTCGCTTGTAAGAAAAATGAAGCAGCTGGTCCATCAGAAGATGTTGTTGGGAAAATGGAAAAAGAG ATGGAAGTAAAGCAGGGTAAGAGTGTGAAACCAAGTCAAGACGATCATgcaaaaaaa CCTGATGttggtaagaagaagaaagcaaatgCTCAGCCAGTAGATTTGCTTCCTTTTCTACAGCGAGAAGAGAAGAGGCCAATACGACCTAGAAACCCTCCTATACCTGTAACACCTGAGGTAATCCTTCCAATTGATCCATTTGTGACACCTGAATTTCCTCGGTTTTCAAGGCTTGCACACTGGATGGATCTACGGGGCATATATCGTGT ACCGTTTTATATCAAtggaaaagaaattgaaaaagagttctttcaaaaaatggacgatgcagaaaacAATCTCAACAAAGAG CACATAAATGTTGCATTTGAAATGCTAAATTGTAAGAGGGTTGAGCAAGGTGCTTGGTTCCGCAACAACAATCTTCCAGCAGCATGCTTTGTACCAGTCAAATTcttagaagtggttgggtacgcTTATGAATCTGTCAGGAAGCcacataagaaaaaacaaacgtTATTGGAGGGCTGTGTAGGCGAACTTGTGAAAGGTTTAATACATCCAAAGAAGGTATGGCTGGAAGATGTTGATGTTATATATCGTGTCATTGAAGATAAGTTGAGCTATCACTATATTGGGGTGGAGATACAATTGATGGATAACACAATCACACTCTTCCATTGTGGTCTTCCAAAAGCAAATATCAAACGTGCTCTTAATCAAATCCAAGAACTGGCAG TGTTGATTAGTGCCATAAAGATGGAACTTCTTGGTGAAGAGGTTAATTTCGAAGATATCAGTCcatttgaagttaaatttgcAGAAGCGCTTCCAAAGACAAAATTTCCATACAACTGTGGTATTTTTGTTGTGAAGATGCTGGAATGCAGGTCACTGGGATTGAAGAGCATGGctaatataaatgatgaaacTGCGATGGACTTACGAAGCAAGCTATGTTGTGAGATCTTCGACCAGTTTATGGATAAAGATTTCCAGGAAGGTCAAAGGAAGTGA
- the LOC106422295 gene encoding uncharacterized protein LOC106422295 — protein MNETPSSPISPKSIEAQVFTPIQKQQTVTEETYEATQPLTEIISANNKKEDTHAVHHTPSSPLSSLIALVIEENKNALSETETATQYFSTSEGEHTQSSRKNQAEEYLKDTTEPTTELVSTDVSKTQPLTPQTQHLQTSEGDQSDETPSEQNQAEENLKDTTEPTTELVSTDVSKMPPITQQTEHLQTSAIDFSETNEVEVSRLLAHFQIGAEVEILSTDDEIWYPGKVVDLKLCEGLEELTVEYTTLFTDQHRLQKLQDTITADKIRPATPTSDQKSFEMMDKVEAFYNNGWSSGQISMVLGDNTYSVCLYTSMETILFKHSDLRIHREWKDGVWKMADKVKPDKKRKAAASSQNSGMDNVFLRRSERVPKRSRDTKTPFKSDRNPALTVIPEIIPAVDPFSTPAEHKLSRLQNWMTLKPGMHETSLSINDNKIRKSFFQSMENAKKDLKKEHIDGAFAMLNCRRNENAAWFHNYKIPKACFLPMEFLHCLLSDDLAYKKEKVKGKKIFNDLFKDTVRGKVYPEKTWGEDVDVVYGITLGKKSNVWIGMEIHLKKKRITVYDCFQKESNSIDIPQVKKLAVLISNLLVESSGDEVDKVKMIPFEIEQAQGLPKTKHPFNCGIFLVKILECQSLKIGDMTKINDDNALELRRTLSCEIFNQFVDESFGK, from the exons ATGAATGagacaccttcttctccaatatCTCCAAAGAGTATTGAGGCTCAAGTTTTTACTCCAATTCAGAAACAGCAg acgGTAACAGAGGAAACGTATGAGGCTACACAGCCATTGACTGAGATCATTTCAGCAAACAATAAAAAG GAGGATACACATGCTGTGCATCACACACCTTCCTCTCCATTGTCTTCACTAATTGCACTAGTtattgaagaaaataagaatgctttg AGTGAGACAGAAACTGCGACCCAATATTTTTCTACAAGTGAAGGAGAGCATACACAATCAAGCAGAAAGAATCAAGCAGAAGAATATCTCAAGGATACTACAGAACCTACTACTGAGCTAGTTTCCACAGATGTTTCGAAGACACAGCCTCTTACTCCGCAAACACAGCACCTTCAGACAAGTGAGGGAGATCAATCCGATGAGACACCATCAGAGCAGAATCAAGCAGAAGAAAATCTCAAGGATACTACAGAACCTACTACTGAGCTAGTTTCCACAGATGTTTCGAAGATGCCGCCTATTACTCAGCAAACAGAGCATCTTCAGACAAGTGCTATAGATTTTTCAGAAACAAACGAG GTTGAAGTAAGCAGGCTTCTAGCTCACTTTCAAATAGGCGCAGAGGTTGAGATTTTGTCTACTGATGACGAAATATGGTATCCAGGAAAGGTTGTTGATCTTAAACTGTGTGAAGGACTAGAGGAGCTGACAGTTGAGTACACGACACTCTTCACAGACCAACATAGACTTCAGAAACTTCAGGATACTATCACGGCTGACAAAATACGTCCTGCAACACCAACTAGTGACCAAAAATCCTTTGAGATGATGGATAAGGTAGAAGCCTTTTACAACAATGGCTGGAGCAGCGGACAAATTAGCATGGTACTTGGTGATAACACATACTCGGTGTGTCTCTATACTTCTATGGAAACTATTCTATTCAAACATTCAGATTTGCGAATTCATAGAGAATGGAAAGATGGAGTCTGGAAGATGGCAGATAAG GTGAAGCCTGATAAGAAAAGGAAAGCTGCTGCCTCATCACAAAATTCAGGAATGgataatgttttcctaagaagGAGCGAGAGGGTGCCTAAACGATCTAGAGACACAAAAACTCCATTCAAGTCTGACAGAAATCCGGCTTTAACTGTAATACCTGAGATTATACCTGCAGTTGATCCGTTTTCAACTCCTGCGGAACATAAGCTTTCAAGGCTTCAAAATTGGATGACATTAAAGCCCGGCATGCATGAAAC GTCCCTATCAATCAATGATAATAAGATAAGGAAATCTTTCTTTCAAAGCATGGAAAATGCAAAAAAGGACCTTAAGAAAGAG cacatTGATGGAGCCTTTGCAATGCTAAATTGCAGAAGAAATGAGAATGCTGCTTGGTTCCACAACTACAAGATTCCAAAGGCGTGCTTCCTACCTATGGAGTTCTTGCATTGCTTGCTCTCTGATGATTTGGCttacaagaaagaaaaggtcaaaggtaaaaagattttcaacgatttatttaaagatactGTGAGAGGGAAGGTATATCCAGAGAAGACATGGGGAGAAGATGTTGATGTTGTGTATGGGATTACTCTTGGAAAAAAAAGCAATGTCTGGATTGGGATGGAAattcatttgaagaagaaaagaatcacaGTATATGATTGTTTTCAAAAGGAAAGCAACAGCATTGATATTCCTCAAGTGAAAAAGTTGGCAG TGTTGATTTCTAATCTGCTGGTGGAATCTTCTGGTGATGAGGTAGATAAAGTGAAGATGATTCCATTTGAGATTGAGCAGGCACAAGGTTTACCCAAGACAAAACATCCTTTCAACTGTGGGATATTTCTTGTCAAGATTCTGGAGTGCCAGTCATTGAAGATAGGAGACATGACAAAGATTAATGATGACAATGCATTGGAGCTAAGGAGAACCTTGTCTTGTGAGATCTTCAACCAATTTGTGGATGAGAGCTTTGGGAAATGA
- the LOC125609937 gene encoding uncharacterized protein LOC125609937 yields the protein MEVNSGSNASFWFDRWSSLGTLIELTGERGTADLGIPINSTVENAIQLYRSKRHRVTTLQQIDQEVLSLRNRGLTTQDDVCLWKRVNGEFREGFSTSQTWDIIREKSPEVTWSKGVWFNGATPKFSFLIWVAVHNRLATGDRILRWNPQAMTTCWFCKAAFETRDHLFFECDYSKEVWLETIKNLAGSRRIYKWLEVVRAVVNGFQGRLVTFLFRYCFQAVAYAVWNERNLRRLGISSLPASCLIARLDKLIRNRITSLRRRKGGKFDKAMELWFDRS from the coding sequence ATGGAGGTTAATAGTGGCTCGAATGCATCTTTCTGGTTTGATAGATGGTCGTCTCTGGGGACATTAATAGAGTTAACTGGTGAGAGGGGGACTGCGGATCTTGGTATTCCTATTAATAGTACAGTGGAGAATGCAATACAGTTATACCGGTCAAAGAGACATCGAGTTACTACCCTGCAGCAGATAGATCAAGAAGTGCTGTCTCTAAGAAACAGGGGGCTAACAACGCAGGATGATGTGTGCCTTTGGAAGCGAGTAAATGGGGAGTTCAGGGAGGGTTTCTCCACGTCGCAAACTTGGGACATCATTAGAGAAAAGTCGCCGGAGGTAACCTGGTCTAAAGGAGTTTGGTTTAATGGGGCCACTCCAAAGTTCTCTTTTCTTATCTGGGTTGCTGTCCATAATAGACTAGCAACAGGGGATAGGATTTTGCGTTGGAATCCTCAGGCTATGACTACTTGCTGGTTCTGTAAAGCGGCTTTTGAAACAAGAGACCATTTGTTTTTTGAGTGTGATTACTCTAAAGAAGTATGGTTGGAGACTATAAAGAACTTAGCAGGTAGCAGGCGTATATATAAGTGGTTGGAGGTAGTACGGGCAGTGGTTAATGGGTTTCAAGGAAGGCTTGTAACTTTCCTGTTCCGTTATTGTTTCCAAGCAGTGGCGTATGCAGTATGGAATGAAAGAAACCTGAGAAGATTAGGTATTTCTTCTCTGCCTGCTTCTTGTCTAATAGCCAGATTAGATAAGTTGATCAGGAATAGGATTACTTctttgagaagaagaaagggagGGAAATTTGACAAAGCAATGGAGCTGTGGTTTGATAGGAGTTAA